From a region of the Marmota flaviventris isolate mMarFla1 chromosome 13, mMarFla1.hap1, whole genome shotgun sequence genome:
- the LOC114082602 gene encoding spermatogenesis-associated protein 31D3-like isoform X1, with protein MAVESRPELVGKRFLCVAIGEEVRPERGESGRCRRSWRAGVIRAVSHRDSRNPDLARQGTKRRRNGVSKGRRTCQREVEEGRKLPSILKSLMSQNNDFLRFRQLLCKCPLCGRCNRTPAKVSQLICKASLEDALNSVSRVSSVTSVRESSVFLSDVVSAIPPGASVSTPLTEPTLFPSSIRSPDQITPLMDLPGPSLLGDSLPPEPSPLSSKLPVDHIPPQPSVPTPPPPVPTLPPPTDSQEAKPVLQPEAPLSLVDSPDGLSTNVPTTTCTDSASLPVSEFSGNQSHAENLSPSKLEHSDDDKNLLDLHPPEASFESDTTAILVEPGNLSFLCPDVLALPERHIKKKGDFLMQNKKKKEKKIFSKRT; from the exons ATGGCGGTGGAGTCGCGGCCAGAGCTGGTGGGGAAGCGGTTCTTGTGTGTGGCGATCGGCGAGGAGGTGCGTCCGGAGCGCGGGGAGAGCGGACGCTGCCGGCGGAGCTGGAGAGCCGGGGTCATTCGAGCCGTGTCCCACAGGGACAGCCGCAATCCGGACCTGGCG cgtcagggaacaaagagaaggagaaatggaGTATCTAAAG GTCGGAGAACTTGCCAGAGAGAagtagaggaggggaggaagctgCCTTCTATTCTGAAAAG TCTCATGAGCCAGAATAATGATTTCCTCCGCTTTCGGCAACTGTTATGTAAATGCCCGCTCTGTGGGAGGTGTAATAGAACACCAGCTAAGGTCAGTCAACTGATCTGTAAGGCGTCCTTGGAAGATGCTCTTAATTCTGTGTCCCGTGTGTCTTCCGTGACGTCTGTGAGAGAGTCATCAGTTTTTCTGTCCGATGTTGTCTCTGCAATCCCTCCGGGAGCTTCAGTTTCAACTCCTTTAACTGAGCCAACTCTATTTCCTTCCTCTATTCGTTCACCTGACCAAATTACCCCTTTAATGGACCTACCTGGACCCTCATTACTGGGTGACTCTCTGCCACCAGAGCCTTCTCCCTTGAGTTCAAAATTGCCAGTGGATCATATCCCACCTCAACCATCTGTTCCAACTCCTCCCCCACCTGTTCCAACCCTTCCCCCACCAACTGACAGTCAAGAAGCAAAACCTGTTCTCCAACCAGAAGCCCCTTTATCTCTGGTGGATAGCCCTGATGGGTTGTCTACTAATGTCCCAACAACCACATGCACTGACAGTGCAAGCCTTCCAGTGTCAGAGTTCTCTGGAAACCAGTCTCATGCTGAAAACTTGTCTCCATCTAAATTGGAGCACTCTGATGATGACAAAAACCTCCTCGACCTCCATCCTCCTGAGGCCTCTTTTGAGAGTGATACTACAGCCATCCTTGTAGAGCCCGGAAACCTCTCATTTCTATGCCCTGATGTCTTGGCCCTTCCGGAGAGACATATAAAAAAGAAGGGTGATTTCCTGAtgcagaacaaaaagaaaaaggaaaaaaaaatcttttccaaaaGAACTTAA
- the LOC114082602 gene encoding spermatogenesis-associated protein 31D3-like isoform X2, whose protein sequence is MVDLGSILWDIDPKSTILSGLVLLFLYLSFQVLKRFSPTLEKNKAIQKKRQGTKRRRNGVSKGRRTCQREVEEGRKLPSILKSLMSQNNDFLRFRQLLCKCPLCGRCNRTPAKVSQLICKASLEDALNSVSRVSSVTSVRESSVFLSDVVSAIPPGASVSTPLTEPTLFPSSIRSPDQITPLMDLPGPSLLGDSLPPEPSPLSSKLPVDHIPPQPSVPTPPPPVPTLPPPTDSQEAKPVLQPEAPLSLVDSPDGLSTNVPTTTCTDSASLPVSEFSGNQSHAENLSPSKLEHSDDDKNLLDLHPPEASFESDTTAILVEPGNLSFLCPDVLALPERHIKKKGDFLMQNKKKKEKKIFSKRT, encoded by the exons ATGGTTGATCTTGGTTCAATTCTTTGGGATATTGATCCCAAAAGTACCATTTTGAGTGGGTTGGTGTTGCTTTTTCTATACCTGTCCTTTCAGGTATTGAAACGATTTTCACCAACACTCGAGAAAAATAAAGCCATCCAGAAGAAG cgtcagggaacaaagagaaggagaaatggaGTATCTAAAG GTCGGAGAACTTGCCAGAGAGAagtagaggaggggaggaagctgCCTTCTATTCTGAAAAG TCTCATGAGCCAGAATAATGATTTCCTCCGCTTTCGGCAACTGTTATGTAAATGCCCGCTCTGTGGGAGGTGTAATAGAACACCAGCTAAGGTCAGTCAACTGATCTGTAAGGCGTCCTTGGAAGATGCTCTTAATTCTGTGTCCCGTGTGTCTTCCGTGACGTCTGTGAGAGAGTCATCAGTTTTTCTGTCCGATGTTGTCTCTGCAATCCCTCCGGGAGCTTCAGTTTCAACTCCTTTAACTGAGCCAACTCTATTTCCTTCCTCTATTCGTTCACCTGACCAAATTACCCCTTTAATGGACCTACCTGGACCCTCATTACTGGGTGACTCTCTGCCACCAGAGCCTTCTCCCTTGAGTTCAAAATTGCCAGTGGATCATATCCCACCTCAACCATCTGTTCCAACTCCTCCCCCACCTGTTCCAACCCTTCCCCCACCAACTGACAGTCAAGAAGCAAAACCTGTTCTCCAACCAGAAGCCCCTTTATCTCTGGTGGATAGCCCTGATGGGTTGTCTACTAATGTCCCAACAACCACATGCACTGACAGTGCAAGCCTTCCAGTGTCAGAGTTCTCTGGAAACCAGTCTCATGCTGAAAACTTGTCTCCATCTAAATTGGAGCACTCTGATGATGACAAAAACCTCCTCGACCTCCATCCTCCTGAGGCCTCTTTTGAGAGTGATACTACAGCCATCCTTGTAGAGCCCGGAAACCTCTCATTTCTATGCCCTGATGTCTTGGCCCTTCCGGAGAGACATATAAAAAAGAAGGGTGATTTCCTGAtgcagaacaaaaagaaaaaggaaaaaaaaatcttttccaaaaGAACTTAA